The Leifsonia xyli genomic sequence AGTGAAGCCGAAGCGGTCGCGCAGCGGGTTCGGGAGGAGACCCGAGCGCGTGGTCGCGCCGACCAGCGTGAACGGCGCGAGGTCGAGCGGGATGGATGTGGCGCCCGCCCCCTTGCCGACCATGATGTCGATGCGGAAGTCCTCCATCGCGAGGTACAGCATCTCCTCCGCGGAGCGCGCCATGCGGTGGATCTCGTCGATGAACAGGACTTCTCCCGGCGTCAGCGACGACAGCAGCGCGGCGAGGTCTCCCGCGTGCTGGATGGCCGGTCCGCTCGACAGGCGCAGGGGACGCCCGCTCTCGTGGGCGACGATCATCGCGAGGGTGGTCTTACCGAGCCCGGGAGGACCGGCGAGGAGGATGTGGTCGGCCGTGCGCTCCTGCATACGGGCCGCGGTGAGGAGCAGCTGCAGCTGCCCGCGGACCTTCGCCTGGCCGACGAACTCCGCGAGGCTGCGCGGCCGCAGGGCGCCCTCGAACGCGAGCTCGGACTCCGACTCGAGTTCGGGCGCGGTCAGGTCGTCGCTCATCGTGCCGCCTGCTGCGCCGGGCCGAGGCGGGCGAGAGTGAGCCGCAAGAGGGTCTGGACGCTGTCGCGCTCCGACTCGGCCGTGTCGGCG encodes the following:
- the ruvB gene encoding Holliday junction DNA helicase RuvB (promotes strand exchange during homologous recombination; RuvAB complex promotes branch migration; RuvABC complex scans the DNA during branch migration and resolves Holliday junctions at consensus sequences; forms hexameric rings around opposite DNA arms; requires ATP for branch migration and orientation of RuvAB complex determines direction of migration), which gives rise to MSDDLTAPELESESELAFEGALRPRSLAEFVGQAKVRGQLQLLLTAARMQERTADHILLAGPPGLGKTTLAMIVAHESGRPLRLSSGPAIQHAGDLAALLSSLTPGEVLFIDEIHRMARSAEEMLYLAMEDFRIDIMVGKGAGATSIPLDLAPFTLVGATTRSGLLPNPLRDRFGFTAHLEFYDDAELTQVLSRAAVMLEFDIDREALAEIAGRCRGTPRIANRLLRRVRDYALVHGGRGDVDAVRAALELYDVDPLGLDRLDRAVLHAILERFDGGPVGLNTLAVSVGEEAETIESVVEPFLVRIGLLSRTPRGRVATPAAWRHLGIPGRGQGSSQPPTLIDDI